The following proteins are co-located in the Shouchella hunanensis genome:
- a CDS encoding ABC transporter ATP-binding protein, with protein MSEPFIEVNSLEKVYSTKASFFNRKPERVIAVDHVSFTINQGEAFGLVGESGSGKSTIGKSLLRLHDITSGTVTYKRQNVHELSKSDMRRLRPKLQFVFQDPFSSLNPRLRVGEALAEPLLDHGLATKATVREKVLNVMELCGLPTYHIDKFPHEFSGGQRQRIGIARAVIMDPEFIVADEPVSALDVSIQAQIINLFQELQEEKNMAYLFISHDLSVVEHLCTRIGVLYLGTMMEMGSRDQLYQNPLHPYTKALLAAVPIPDPKRKRQRVPLKGDVPNPANPPTGCKFHTRCPIATNACASKVPLFREVESGHYVACHFA; from the coding sequence ATGAGCGAGCCATTCATAGAAGTAAATAGCCTCGAAAAAGTTTATAGTACGAAAGCATCTTTCTTCAATCGTAAACCAGAGAGAGTGATTGCTGTTGATCATGTGAGCTTCACTATTAATCAGGGTGAAGCATTCGGACTTGTAGGAGAGTCGGGAAGCGGAAAAAGTACCATTGGAAAATCATTACTTCGCCTTCATGATATTACGTCAGGTACTGTAACATATAAAAGGCAAAACGTGCATGAACTATCTAAAAGCGATATGCGTCGCTTGCGTCCTAAATTGCAGTTTGTTTTTCAAGATCCTTTTAGTTCTCTTAATCCACGTTTACGTGTAGGAGAGGCGCTTGCAGAGCCATTACTCGATCACGGCTTAGCTACAAAAGCGACTGTCAGAGAAAAAGTGCTAAATGTCATGGAACTATGTGGGTTACCTACATATCATATCGACAAATTTCCGCATGAATTTAGCGGTGGTCAACGACAACGCATTGGTATTGCTCGGGCTGTCATTATGGACCCAGAATTTATAGTTGCAGACGAGCCGGTATCTGCTTTGGATGTATCAATCCAAGCGCAAATTATCAACTTATTCCAAGAACTGCAAGAAGAGAAAAATATGGCCTATTTGTTTATCTCTCATGACTTAAGTGTAGTGGAACACTTATGTACCCGTATCGGTGTTCTTTACCTTGGAACAATGATGGAAATGGGAAGTAGAGACCAACTTTATCAAAATCCTCTTCATCCATATACAAAAGCACTCCTTGCCGCTGTCCCTATACCTGATCCCAAGCGCAAACGACAGCGGGTTCCTTTGAAGGGAGATGTCCCAAATCCTGCAAATCCACCAACTGGATGTAAATTTCACACACGCTGTCCAATTGCCACAAACGCATGTGCCAGTAAAGTACCCTTATTCCGTGAGGTTGAATCAGGTCATTATGTAGCGTGCCATTTTGCTTAA
- a CDS encoding PepSY domain-containing protein: MKKQTVMITGTCALLVAGGATWSIANAKEDPAVKEVTAQSTTVAGTTASSLSLEQAVKQAEEYVGGNMVKAKQDVEDGVDVYEVDVRTPQETYEFTFDVQTGDLIDIDGDLLLTENKAKPALTQQEAETIAVEKSGLANVKEIELEQEKGLLVYKIEFAQYDDDVDLVIDAETGDVVKMDDELLNSTSEDGAKSFLSLDEVTAFIQSELGEHVTILESERDYDDGIPLYELEVMVDNVEYDIDLHAETGDILKQERDE; encoded by the coding sequence ATGAAAAAACAAACCGTTATGATTACCGGGACATGCGCTTTACTAGTAGCTGGAGGGGCAACTTGGAGTATTGCAAATGCCAAAGAAGATCCTGCTGTGAAAGAAGTCACTGCGCAATCAACCACAGTTGCAGGAACGACTGCTTCCTCTCTATCATTAGAACAAGCTGTTAAGCAAGCGGAAGAGTATGTTGGAGGCAATATGGTTAAAGCGAAGCAAGATGTTGAAGATGGGGTCGATGTGTATGAAGTCGATGTTCGTACGCCTCAAGAAACGTATGAATTTACATTCGATGTTCAAACTGGTGACCTAATTGACATTGATGGTGATTTGCTTCTAACTGAGAACAAAGCAAAGCCAGCTTTAACACAACAAGAGGCTGAAACGATTGCGGTTGAAAAAAGCGGCTTAGCAAATGTAAAGGAAATTGAATTAGAACAAGAAAAGGGGCTCCTTGTTTATAAGATTGAATTCGCCCAATATGACGACGACGTCGACTTGGTTATCGATGCGGAAACGGGTGATGTTGTCAAAATGGATGATGAGCTCCTAAACAGTACATCTGAGGACGGAGCAAAGTCTTTTCTTTCATTGGATGAAGTAACTGCTTTTATCCAGTCGGAACTAGGTGAACATGTGACAATACTGGAAAGTGAACGTGATTACGACGATGGCATCCCCCTTTATGAGCTTGAAGTCATGGTTGATAACGTTGAGTATGACATCGATCTTCATGCAGAGACTGGTGATATTTTAAAACAAGAACGTGATGAATAA
- a CDS encoding response regulator transcription factor, producing MERKSHILVVEDEHRIARVLQLELTHEGYTTTIFHNGFDAWEALQSHSFDLLLLDVMLPGLSGIELLRRVRSRDDSTPIIMLTARDATVDKVTGLDLGANDYMTKPFEIEELLARIRVSLRPVTIAEKPSTSSLLTAGSLRVDTASHEVHVKGNEVSLTNREYTLLCCLLEHQHQVLSREQLLERVWGYDFYGETNIVDVYIRYLRNKVEKPFGLAFIQTVRGAGYMLKESSS from the coding sequence ATGGAAAGGAAAAGCCATATACTTGTCGTTGAAGATGAGCACCGGATTGCTCGCGTGCTCCAATTAGAATTAACTCATGAAGGCTATACGACAACCATTTTTCATAATGGATTTGATGCATGGGAAGCACTCCAGTCCCACTCGTTTGATTTGTTGCTTCTTGATGTGATGCTCCCTGGATTAAGTGGCATTGAATTATTACGACGGGTTCGTAGTCGAGATGATTCAACACCAATTATTATGCTAACGGCTAGAGATGCCACCGTTGATAAAGTAACCGGGCTTGACCTTGGTGCCAATGATTACATGACCAAACCATTTGAAATCGAAGAGTTACTAGCACGCATTCGTGTGTCTCTGCGTCCTGTTACGATCGCTGAAAAACCTTCAACTTCTTCTCTATTAACAGCTGGCTCTCTTCGTGTTGATACCGCATCCCATGAAGTCCACGTTAAAGGGAACGAGGTCTCCCTCACCAATCGTGAATATACGCTACTTTGCTGTTTACTTGAACATCAACATCAAGTGTTATCACGAGAACAATTGCTGGAGCGTGTATGGGGCTATGACTTTTATGGCGAAACAAATATTGTTGATGTGTACATTCGGTACTTACGCAATAAGGTAGAAAAGCCGTTTGGCTTAGCCTTTATTCAAACCGTTCGCGGAGCTGGTTACATGTTAAAGGAATCAAGCTCATGA
- a CDS encoding RidA family protein — MSIVKTYNHNLWDHGITQGYSVNGTIYVSGQFAYDEEGNFESEKGIEAQTKRTFENLDRVLKELDVTTSNLAYIEIYLTNPQAHTETVIEMLKEHLHDHRPAGSLIGVTYLAFPEQLIEISAVAHADS, encoded by the coding sequence ATGAGTATTGTCAAGACCTACAATCACAATCTTTGGGATCATGGAATTACGCAAGGGTATAGTGTGAACGGCACCATCTACGTTTCAGGCCAATTTGCGTACGATGAGGAAGGAAACTTTGAAAGCGAAAAAGGGATCGAGGCGCAAACGAAACGAACATTTGAAAATCTAGATCGTGTCCTTAAGGAACTCGATGTGACAACCTCCAACCTCGCCTATATCGAAATATATTTAACAAACCCACAAGCGCATACGGAAACGGTCATTGAGATGTTAAAGGAACACTTACATGATCACCGCCCTGCTGGTAGCCTCATTGGCGTTACCTATTTAGCTTTTCCAGAGCAATTAATTGAAATAAGTGCTGTTGCACACGCTGATAGCTGA
- a CDS encoding glyoxalase, with translation MTTKVFVNFPVRNLAISTHFYEQLGFEKNEMFSNEHASAMMWDDRFWIMLLTHDFYKQFLQGKTIADTQKTSAALIAFEMKSADAIKQFAKKAKENGGHYYRIDHGIPEEHMFGLEVLDLDGNTLEPMWMAPTQ, from the coding sequence ATGACGACAAAAGTTTTCGTAAACTTTCCTGTTCGCAATTTAGCAATATCAACACATTTTTATGAACAGCTGGGCTTTGAGAAAAATGAAATGTTTTCGAATGAACACGCAAGTGCCATGATGTGGGACGATCGTTTTTGGATTATGCTGTTAACACATGATTTCTATAAACAATTTCTTCAAGGTAAAACAATTGCAGACACACAGAAAACAAGTGCGGCTTTAATTGCTTTTGAAATGAAAAGCGCAGACGCCATAAAACAATTCGCTAAAAAAGCGAAAGAGAACGGCGGTCATTATTATCGCATTGATCACGGTATCCCAGAGGAGCACATGTTTGGCCTTGAAGTACTAGATCTAGATGGCAACACCCTTGAACCGATGTGGATGGCACCTACTCAATGA
- a CDS encoding DMT family transporter gives MQKHYLYLALAIFFGLCGQILLQYTNGFTEVLFTIGCLASYFLGFSFLAFAVKKLPLSISYAIWGGVGTAMSVVFGVILFNESLSIIKIVGTILIIIGIVLLQLRKKKPIRNEN, from the coding sequence TTGCAGAAACACTATTTGTATTTGGCATTAGCGATTTTTTTTGGATTATGTGGACAAATTCTGCTTCAGTATACAAATGGCTTTACAGAGGTTCTTTTTACCATTGGCTGCCTTGCCTCTTATTTTCTAGGGTTTAGTTTCCTAGCCTTTGCCGTTAAGAAACTACCTTTATCCATTTCTTACGCTATTTGGGGCGGGGTGGGTACTGCGATGTCTGTTGTATTTGGTGTTATTCTTTTTAATGAATCACTCTCTATTATCAAAATTGTAGGCACGATTCTCATCATAATAGGGATTGTTCTACTTCAATTAAGAAAGAAAAAACCTATTCGGAACGAAAACTAG
- a CDS encoding HAMP domain-containing sensor histidine kinase, with translation MTLSWRITLFSTGLVTILLLIVNLSVYALFKENLTTSELDRLASQAVSISTGIDQANSSPEARNQFIHTYAPENGMLRLVDENGASLLTVTKNDDLLDWPSSFSSKETADVVHVDDDRYATAYTPLIWSDGQVVSLQLTQQLDYLDETLPLLGMILLIASLVVFIPTFLASQALGRFILKPIRSLAETMNDIRHQGTLRKVADVPTKQDELADLSHSFNHMIDLLQQHADQQQQFVSDASHELKTPLTVVESYAKMLERWGKHDPSMIDEAVDAILSESTRMKALTEQMLLLAKGETPAHEKTPLHINQLVKETCERMSIASERPITFTDADPPLYVRGSEHLLKQLFFLLLDNGIKYSDDALTVSVKRHTEEQCMISVKDQGIGISQKEQAAIFKRFYRVDQARSRETGGSGLGLSIAKKIVEEHDGLLQLESIENHGSTFYVTLPLVRKEHDDDTY, from the coding sequence ATGACATTGTCATGGCGTATTACCTTATTTTCAACTGGACTTGTGACGATTTTGCTTCTTATAGTCAACTTGTCTGTTTATGCGCTGTTTAAAGAAAACTTAACAACCAGTGAATTGGATCGGCTTGCAAGTCAAGCTGTCTCTATTTCCACTGGGATTGACCAAGCAAACTCAAGCCCTGAGGCGCGCAATCAATTTATCCATACGTATGCCCCTGAAAACGGGATGTTACGGCTTGTTGATGAGAACGGCGCTTCTCTTTTAACTGTCACGAAAAATGACGATTTGCTTGACTGGCCTTCATCCTTTTCATCAAAGGAAACAGCGGATGTAGTGCACGTTGATGACGACCGGTACGCCACTGCTTATACCCCACTTATATGGTCAGATGGGCAAGTCGTCTCCTTGCAACTTACTCAGCAGCTTGATTATCTAGATGAAACTTTGCCCTTGCTTGGGATGATTTTACTGATTGCGTCCCTCGTTGTTTTCATTCCAACTTTTTTAGCAAGTCAAGCATTAGGACGATTTATTTTAAAGCCTATTCGTTCTTTAGCTGAAACGATGAATGACATCCGTCATCAAGGTACACTAAGAAAAGTAGCTGATGTCCCGACGAAACAAGATGAACTGGCTGACTTAAGCCATTCTTTTAACCATATGATTGATTTACTTCAACAACATGCCGATCAGCAGCAACAATTTGTGTCAGATGCCTCCCATGAACTAAAGACACCACTCACGGTTGTGGAAAGCTATGCCAAAATGTTGGAGCGATGGGGAAAACACGATCCTTCTATGATTGATGAAGCCGTTGACGCAATCCTGTCTGAATCAACAAGGATGAAAGCTTTAACAGAGCAGATGCTGCTACTAGCGAAAGGCGAAACACCAGCACATGAGAAAACGCCTCTTCACATCAATCAGCTTGTAAAAGAGACATGTGAAAGAATGAGCATCGCTTCTGAAAGGCCTATTACGTTTACTGATGCAGATCCTCCACTGTACGTACGAGGATCTGAACATTTACTGAAACAACTCTTTTTCCTATTACTTGATAACGGAATTAAGTATTCAGACGATGCGCTCACTGTAAGTGTAAAAAGACATACAGAAGAGCAATGCATGATTTCTGTTAAGGATCAAGGAATTGGCATCAGTCAAAAAGAGCAAGCAGCAATCTTTAAACGGTTTTATCGTGTCGATCAAGCACGCTCTCGAGAAACAGGTGGTAGCGGATTAGGTCTGTCTATTGCGAAAAAAATTGTAGAAGAACATGATGGATTACTTCAACTGGAAAGTATCGAAAACCATGGCTCTACGTTTTATGTGACGCTACCATTAGTGAGAAAGGAGCATGACGATGACACGTATTAG
- the opp4C gene encoding oligopeptide ABC transporter permease, translating into MFDLEKGQKSSLWREVGRRFIKNKMAVVGLLFLLFIFLFSFVGPFFSPYMTSGTNSQMIHQAPSVAHWLGTDHLGRDVLTRLMLAGRISLTVGIGAMLLAVSIGGILGILAGYYKGIMDQLVMRLADILMTLPSIPLLFIMAAVMSEWRVPAEQRLYVVMIMLSLVNWPGLARLVRSQVLSLREREFMQATEALGLRDRRKVLNHLLPNVVPLLIVTATLSVGGAILSESVLSFFGLGVVPPTASWGNMINTANSLIDFTNRPWLWIPPGVAIFATVISVNLLGDGLRDAIDPNMKGR; encoded by the coding sequence ATGTTTGATCTTGAAAAAGGACAAAAATCTTCTCTTTGGAGGGAAGTAGGGCGTCGTTTTATTAAAAATAAAATGGCGGTTGTCGGACTCCTTTTTCTTTTGTTTATCTTTTTATTTAGTTTTGTTGGGCCATTTTTTTCACCTTATATGACGAGTGGGACGAATTCTCAAATGATTCATCAAGCGCCAAGTGTAGCGCATTGGCTTGGAACGGATCATTTAGGTCGTGATGTGCTGACGCGCTTAATGCTTGCTGGTCGCATTTCTTTAACTGTCGGTATAGGGGCTATGCTATTAGCAGTATCAATAGGTGGGATACTTGGCATTTTAGCTGGTTATTACAAAGGGATTATGGATCAGCTCGTTATGCGGCTTGCAGATATTTTAATGACGTTACCTAGCATCCCACTTCTTTTTATTATGGCAGCAGTTATGTCTGAGTGGAGAGTGCCTGCGGAACAACGTCTTTACGTGGTTATGATTATGCTAAGTCTCGTAAACTGGCCAGGATTAGCCCGTCTTGTTCGTAGCCAAGTGTTAAGTTTGCGTGAGCGTGAATTTATGCAGGCAACAGAAGCATTAGGACTTAGGGATCGACGCAAAGTGCTAAACCATCTCCTTCCAAATGTAGTTCCGCTACTAATTGTAACCGCGACTTTAAGTGTTGGAGGTGCCATTTTGAGTGAATCTGTTTTAAGTTTCTTTGGACTCGGTGTCGTCCCGCCTACTGCATCATGGGGCAACATGATCAATACGGCGAATAGTTTAATTGATTTTACCAATCGTCCGTGGCTATGGATTCCGCCTGGTGTTGCCATATTTGCCACCGTCATATCTGTTAATTTGCTTGGAGATGGGCTTCGTGATGCGATTGATCCGAACATGAAAGGACGTTGA
- a CDS encoding ABC transporter substrate-binding protein: protein MGSDEPANSDREEETASIQFVEDTQVEASNPAASPALATNRGETIVVGLQEPGGVFTPYFNTSGYDGNVQAVMFPPLVDIDENGEPFGRLAENWNVSDDELTFSYTLREGLTFDDGRPFTTEDVAFTITLLYDPSYPGSTDITETNLVGGLDYKDGDADEITGITIVDERTIEFELEEPNARALTMLGGQVLSKAYYGEEYEKGNLDYISDFHLRPVGAGPFTFEAYNPGEEIRFTSNEHYYKGEPEADAFIYRTTEGDSQQFFQTGELDYGTFAADQDNFDMLQSLEFADINLYTSSNYSYIAFNHESDIFKDANVRKAFNYGFDRQTYVDIRFQGFAQVANVPVSPVSWAYTDEIEGFPYDPEEAERLLEEAGWVEGSDGIRERDGEKLRVYFFTTEASGASDVLVTRLQEDYQRIGIDLQIEQMDFNALLARVDNGDHDLVSFSTTMQPDPHIGVQAFHSDHTGNTFRGYKNEEVDARIDAAVAVSDLDARAESYHELYEALEEDPPMILLNYNKVLSATNARVQGFEPNGFRGISLSLEDLQVVDVAE, encoded by the coding sequence ATGGGTAGTGACGAGCCAGCAAACAGTGATCGTGAAGAGGAAACAGCCAGCATTCAATTCGTGGAAGATACGCAAGTTGAAGCCAGTAATCCAGCTGCATCGCCAGCACTTGCAACAAATAGGGGAGAAACCATTGTCGTTGGCCTTCAAGAACCTGGGGGTGTATTTACACCATACTTTAATACAAGCGGATATGATGGGAATGTTCAAGCTGTCATGTTCCCACCGTTGGTTGATATTGATGAAAATGGCGAACCTTTCGGTCGATTAGCAGAGAATTGGAATGTTTCTGACGATGAGTTGACCTTCAGTTATACGCTACGAGAAGGCTTAACATTTGATGATGGTCGTCCATTCACAACTGAAGATGTCGCCTTTACTATTACGCTTCTCTATGACCCGAGCTATCCTGGATCAACCGACATCACGGAAACGAATTTAGTTGGTGGTTTGGATTACAAAGATGGAGACGCCGATGAGATAACGGGTATTACGATTGTGGATGAGCGTACAATCGAGTTCGAACTTGAAGAACCAAATGCACGTGCGCTCACCATGCTTGGTGGTCAAGTTTTAAGCAAAGCCTACTACGGTGAAGAATATGAAAAAGGAAATCTTGATTACATAAGCGATTTCCATCTGCGACCTGTTGGCGCAGGCCCATTTACGTTCGAAGCGTATAACCCAGGTGAAGAGATTCGTTTTACTTCAAACGAACATTACTATAAGGGCGAACCAGAAGCAGATGCATTTATTTATCGAACGACAGAAGGAGATTCCCAGCAGTTTTTCCAAACTGGAGAGCTTGATTATGGAACATTTGCGGCAGATCAAGACAATTTTGACATGCTTCAATCGTTAGAGTTTGCCGATATTAATTTGTATACGTCTTCCAATTACAGCTATATCGCCTTCAACCATGAATCTGACATTTTTAAAGATGCAAATGTCCGTAAGGCGTTTAACTACGGATTTGATCGTCAAACGTATGTGGATATTCGTTTTCAAGGGTTTGCTCAAGTCGCAAATGTCCCAGTATCACCAGTTTCATGGGCTTATACAGACGAAATTGAAGGCTTTCCCTATGACCCTGAGGAAGCGGAACGCTTACTTGAAGAAGCTGGCTGGGTTGAAGGTTCGGACGGAATTCGAGAGCGTGATGGAGAGAAACTACGTGTTTACTTCTTTACGACAGAAGCGAGTGGAGCTAGTGATGTCCTCGTAACGAGACTTCAAGAGGATTATCAGCGTATTGGCATTGACTTGCAAATTGAACAAATGGATTTTAATGCCTTGCTAGCACGTGTGGATAATGGAGATCATGATTTAGTCAGTTTCTCCACAACTATGCAGCCAGACCCACATATTGGTGTGCAAGCATTCCATTCGGATCATACAGGAAATACATTCCGTGGCTACAAGAATGAAGAAGTCGATGCACGAATTGATGCTGCAGTTGCTGTAAGTGATTTAGATGCCAGAGCAGAATCCTACCATGAATTATATGAAGCGCTTGAAGAAGATCCACCAATGATTTTACTAAATTATAATAAGGTCTTGTCTGCTACAAATGCACGCGTACAAGGCTTTGAGCCAAACGGCTTCCGGGGAATTTCACTTAGTCTCGAAGACTTACAAGTTGTTGATGTTGCTGAATGA
- a CDS encoding PepSY domain-containing protein translates to MTRIRKWLLLVACCMLVVTGMFIYRWLQQDTLSDAEISAIVMERFDPNEMESITYKGDEHVYQLTFLKGSGEYELTLDATSGSIQSLRLLNQRETPLSEEEIKAMLLEAYPEQGIDVSNMDLQDNRYYVDYSVDGRAGEVEVDAFTGHIIRTSLEEEQAILSPDQAIEIALSEIPGTVEDVEQETRNNRLVYEVELEDTGRDDDALVIIDAYTGEIISVIWD, encoded by the coding sequence ATGACACGTATTAGGAAATGGCTTCTTCTCGTCGCTTGCTGCATGTTGGTTGTCACAGGTATGTTTATATATCGCTGGCTTCAGCAAGACACCTTAAGTGATGCGGAAATCTCAGCCATTGTCATGGAACGATTTGATCCAAACGAAATGGAATCCATTACGTATAAAGGCGATGAACACGTCTACCAACTCACTTTTTTAAAAGGGTCAGGCGAATATGAGCTAACACTAGATGCGACATCAGGCTCTATTCAATCGTTGCGCTTGTTAAATCAACGGGAGACTCCGTTAAGTGAAGAAGAGATCAAGGCGATGTTGTTGGAGGCTTATCCAGAACAAGGGATTGACGTATCCAATATGGACTTACAGGATAACCGTTATTATGTGGACTATAGCGTAGATGGTCGGGCTGGAGAGGTCGAGGTGGATGCTTTTACAGGTCACATCATCCGCACTAGCCTTGAAGAAGAACAAGCGATCCTCTCTCCGGATCAGGCAATCGAAATTGCTCTTTCTGAGATACCAGGAACAGTTGAAGATGTAGAACAGGAAACCCGCAACAATCGACTTGTCTATGAAGTAGAATTGGAAGATACAGGGCGTGATGACGATGCCCTCGTCATTATTGATGCGTATACTGGTGAGATTATTTCGGTTATTTGGGATTAA
- a CDS encoding ABC transporter ATP-binding protein → MNPLLEIEEVRTHFHTEKGIVKAVDGVSFTVHQGETVCIVGESGCGKSVTALSIMDLISGSGSVSGSMKLAGTELRTLSKGDMRRIRGNEMAMIFQEPMSSLNPVLTIGEQLMETIVNHTALSKKEVKKKALDLIELVGIGRGESILKSYPHQMSGGMLQRIMIAIALSCNPKMLIADEPTTALDVTIQAQILDLLRMLKEEQQMSMLLITHDLGVVAEVADYVVVMYAGKVIEKGKVEDIFESPKHPYTKGLLQAKPILGSRRQKLYTIPGQVPQLLDLPESCYFADRCEHCMDICTSKAPTLTKDGQNQHEVACWLYEEKEAVQ, encoded by the coding sequence GTGAATCCGTTGTTAGAAATAGAAGAAGTACGCACCCATTTTCATACTGAGAAAGGGATCGTAAAAGCTGTTGATGGGGTAAGCTTTACGGTTCATCAAGGGGAAACGGTTTGTATTGTGGGAGAGTCGGGCTGCGGTAAAAGTGTAACCGCGTTGTCTATTATGGATCTTATTTCAGGATCAGGAAGCGTTTCTGGATCAATGAAATTAGCTGGTACAGAATTACGAACATTGTCAAAAGGAGATATGAGGCGTATTCGCGGAAATGAAATGGCAATGATCTTCCAAGAACCTATGTCTTCGCTCAACCCTGTTCTCACGATTGGAGAACAATTGATGGAAACGATTGTCAACCATACGGCGTTATCCAAGAAAGAAGTTAAGAAAAAAGCCCTTGATCTTATTGAACTCGTAGGGATTGGGCGTGGGGAATCTATTTTGAAGTCGTATCCGCATCAAATGAGCGGTGGTATGTTGCAGCGAATCATGATTGCCATTGCGCTTTCGTGCAATCCAAAGATGTTAATTGCTGATGAACCAACCACAGCGCTTGACGTTACCATTCAAGCCCAAATTTTAGACCTTCTTCGAATGCTAAAAGAAGAACAACAAATGTCTATGTTGTTAATTACTCACGACCTTGGTGTTGTTGCGGAAGTAGCGGACTATGTCGTTGTCATGTATGCGGGGAAAGTAATTGAAAAGGGCAAAGTGGAGGATATTTTTGAAAGTCCTAAACATCCTTATACAAAGGGTTTGCTTCAAGCTAAACCTATTCTTGGGTCACGTAGACAAAAACTTTATACAATTCCTGGTCAAGTACCACAGCTTTTAGATTTACCAGAATCCTGTTATTTTGCTGACCGATGTGAACACTGTATGGATATTTGCACAAGCAAAGCACCAACTTTAACAAAGGACGGGCAGAACCAACATGAAGTTGCTTGCTGGCTTTATGAAGAAAAGGAGGCGGTGCAATGA
- a CDS encoding winged helix-turn-helix transcriptional regulator has translation MSMAEYNEKGSIKETSFGYAMSVIGGKWKLLILYLLAEQEPVRFNEMKRQIGPITYKMLSSQLKELEADGMIKRQEYPQVPPKVEYSLTSKAEELLPVLEQLCEWGDQNRN, from the coding sequence ATGAGTATGGCTGAGTACAATGAAAAAGGTTCAATCAAGGAGACATCTTTTGGGTATGCAATGTCAGTGATTGGTGGGAAGTGGAAACTGCTTATTCTTTATTTATTAGCAGAACAAGAGCCTGTTCGTTTTAATGAAATGAAAAGACAAATCGGACCAATTACGTATAAAATGCTGAGTTCACAACTTAAAGAATTAGAAGCGGATGGAATGATAAAGAGACAAGAATATCCTCAGGTTCCGCCGAAAGTCGAGTACAGTCTCACTTCTAAAGCAGAGGAGCTTTTACCTGTACTGGAACAGCTATGTGAGTGGGGAGATCAAAATAGAAACTAG
- a CDS encoding ABC transporter permease, translated as MRHYVVKRLLYLIPTLIGASILIFFLYSLVPGNFIDADPNLTAERKAELSALYGFDQPTFIRYFIWMGNLFQGDLGYSLQFQRPVSEVLGNYIWSSFIVAFASLFLTWGIAVVIGVVSATKQYSFFDGFVTFLVFAAMATPSFFLGLIVIKLFAVDLGWLPAGGMTSSGMNYTGWARMKGILEHMILPVLVLTMLGIGGLTRYFRTNMLEVIKMDFVRTARAKGLKEKVVIYKHALRNALLPAITLFAFELPALFSGAIIIEQIFNWPGIGAIYMQAFSVRDYPLLMGFTMFIALLTVISNLLADLLYGVADPRVRVK; from the coding sequence TTGCGTCATTATGTAGTTAAACGCTTGCTTTATTTAATCCCAACTTTAATTGGGGCATCCATCTTAATTTTTTTCCTGTACTCGCTTGTTCCTGGAAACTTTATTGATGCTGACCCGAATTTAACAGCTGAGCGAAAAGCAGAATTATCAGCCTTGTATGGCTTCGATCAACCAACGTTTATTCGCTATTTTATTTGGATGGGGAACCTCTTTCAAGGTGATTTAGGGTATTCGCTTCAATTTCAGCGTCCTGTATCAGAGGTCCTTGGAAATTACATATGGAGTTCGTTTATTGTTGCTTTTGCTTCGCTTTTTTTAACTTGGGGCATCGCGGTTGTTATCGGTGTTGTATCAGCTACAAAACAATATTCCTTTTTTGATGGATTTGTTACCTTTCTCGTATTTGCGGCAATGGCAACCCCGTCCTTTTTCCTTGGCTTAATCGTTATTAAACTGTTTGCTGTTGATCTCGGTTGGCTTCCGGCGGGAGGGATGACAAGTTCAGGGATGAATTACACGGGATGGGCACGAATGAAGGGTATTTTGGAGCACATGATTTTGCCTGTTCTCGTTTTAACCATGCTAGGGATTGGTGGGCTCACTCGTTATTTTCGTACGAATATGCTTGAAGTCATCAAGATGGATTTTGTGCGTACCGCAAGGGCGAAGGGTTTAAAGGAAAAAGTAGTCATTTACAAACATGCGTTGCGCAACGCTCTATTACCAGCAATTACGCTGTTTGCGTTTGAATTACCAGCGCTATTTAGCGGAGCAATTATTATTGAGCAAATTTTTAACTGGCCCGGAATTGGCGCGATTTACATGCAAGCCTTTTCGGTTCGTGATTATCCGTTATTAATGGGCTTCACAATGTTTATTGCTCTTTTGACCGTTATTAGCAATTTACTAGCTGACTTGCTGTATGGTGTCGCTGATCCGCGAGTTCGGGTGAAGTAA